From a region of the Carettochelys insculpta isolate YL-2023 chromosome 29, ASM3395843v1, whole genome shotgun sequence genome:
- the IGFBP6 gene encoding insulin-like growth factor-binding protein 6, translating to MLPGCWLLAALLLAPGSRGAPGPSCEDGAPRAGCGAPPDSAKAAWEACAERGCGRALGEPCGVYTPSCARGLRCIPRAGERAPLHALLHGKGVCRAVGGRKGGRNPPGPEPPAGESRKENRRPSHPTLEPLSPQHHGPLTETNGSKDRLHQISLNSEGKPDLETAPCRMHLAAVMLELKAPLYLSGEDIFIPNCDTKGFYRKKQCRASKGQKRGQCWCVDKKGHPLAGSGGLEGNPHCLPNGSD from the exons ATGCTGCcggggtgctggctgctggccgcGCTGCTGCTGGCTCCGGGCTCCCGGGGCGCCCCGGGCCCCAGCTGCGAGGACGGGGCCCCCCGGGCCGGCTGCGGGGCGCCCCCCGACAGCGCCAAGGCGGCCTGGGAGGCGTGCGCGGAGAGGGGCTGCGGCCGggcgctgggcgagccctgcGGGGTCTACACGCCCAGCTGCGCCCGGGGGCTGCGCTGCATCCCGCGGGCCGGCGAGCGCGCCCCGCTTCACGCCCTGCTGCACGGCAAGGGGGTCTGCCGGGCCGTGGGGGGCCGCAAGGGCGGCCGCAACCCCCCGGGCCCCGAGCCCCCGGCAG GGGAGAGCCGGAAGGAGAACCGcaggcccagccaccccaccctggagcctctctccccccagcaccacGGCCCCCTGACCGAGACGAACGGCAGCAAGGACCGGCTGCACCAGATCTCCCTGAACAGCGAGGGCAAGCCGGACCTGGAGACG GCTCCGTGCCGCATGCACCTGGCAGCTGTAATGCTGGAGCTCAAGGCCCCGCTCTACCTGAGCGGTGAGGATATTTTCATCCCCAACTGCGACACCAAAGGCTTCTACCGGAAAAAACag TGCCGGGCATCCAAAGGACAGAAGCGAGGCCAGTGCTGGTGCGTGGACAAGAAAGGCCACCCGCTGGCTGGCTCCGGGGGGCTGGAGGGAAACCCCCATTGCCTGCCCAATGGGAGTGACTGA